AGAAAGAATCCGAGGTCGGACTGGTAATCGAAGAGGCCGCCAGCCTCAAGGTCAAGCCTCAGGTGGGTCTGCGTGTGCGCCTGTCTTCCCTGGCATCGAGCAAGTGGGCAGACACCGGCGGCGAGAAATCCAAGTTCGGCTTGTCGGCGGCGCAGTTGCTGTCGGTGGTCGAGCGTTTCCGCGCGGCCGGCCTGGACCAGGGCATCCGCCTGCTGCACTTCCACATGGGTTCGCAGATCGCCAACCTGGCCGACTACCAGCACGGGTTCAAGGAAGCTATTCGTTACTACGGCGAACTGCGCAACCTCGGCCTGCCGGTGGACCACATCGACGTCGGCGGCGGCCTGGGCGTGGACTACGATGGTACCCACTCGCGTAACGCCAGCTCGATTAACTACGACATGGACGACTACGCCGGCGTGGTCGTGGGCATGCTCAAGGAATTCTGCGATGCGCAGAGCCTGCCGCACCCGAACATCTTCTCTGAAAGCGGTCGCTCCCTGACCGCCCACCACGCCATGCTGGTGGTGCAAGTCACTGACGTCGAGAAGCACAACGACGAAATCCCGACCATCGAAAACAAGGAAAGCCTGCCGGAAACCGTGCAATGGCTGGTGGACCTGCTCGGTCCGACCGACATCGAAATGGTCACCGAAACCTACTGGCGCGCCACCCACTACATGAGCGACGTGGCCACCCAGTACGCCGACGGCAAACTGACCCTGGCGGAAAAAGCCCTGGCCGAACAGTGCTACTTCGCCGTCTGCCGCCGCCTGCACAACTCGTTGAAAGCCCGCCAGCGTTCGCATCGCCAGGTGCTGGACGAACTCAACGACAAGCTGGCTGATAAGTACATCTGCAACTTCTCGGTGTTCCAGAGCCTGCCGGACACCTGGGCCATCGGCCAGGTCCTGCCGATCCTGCCGCTGCACCGTCTCGACGAAGAGCCGCTGCGCCGCGCCGTGCTGCAAGACCTGACCTGCGACTCCGACGGCAAGATCAAGCAGTACGTCGACGAGCAGAGCATCGAGACCAGCCTGCCGGTGCACGGTTTGAACGAAGGTGAGGACTACCTGTTGGGTATCTTCCTGGTCGGCGCGTATCAGGAGATCCTGGGCGACATGCACAACCTGTTCGGTGACACCGACTCGGTGAACATTTACCAGCGTGAAGACGGTTCGGTGTACAGCGCCGGGATCGAGACCCACGACACCATCGAAGACATGCTGCGCTATGTGCACTTGTCGCCGGAGGAGTTGATGACGCATTACCGCGACAAGTGTGCGAGTGCGAAGATCTCCGCGTCTGAGCGCACCCAGTTCCTGGATGCGTTGCGCCTGGGCTTGACCCGTTCTTCGTACCTGTCCTCGTAATCTATGTGGGAGGGGGCTTGCTCCCGATAGCGGTGGATCAGTCAATGAATCTGTTGACTGACACTCAGCTATCGGGAGCAAGCCCCCTCCCACATTTGGATCTGCATTCCTTCAGTTTGCTCCCAGCCACAGCCCTTGCCGATTCAAGCGCCAGGCTATCGCCCAGAGTGTCAGGCTGCGCACGGCCATGAACAGCAGGAAGGTTACCCACAACCCGTGGTTACCCAACCCCTGCAACGCCCAGGCAATCGGCAGCACCAACAGCACCGTCAGCAACATCCCATTGCGCATCTCCCGCGCCCGCGTTGCGCCGATAAACAGTCCATCGAGCAAATAACTCCACACCGCAATCAACGGCAGTACCGCCAGGTAAGGCAGGTAGATGTCGGCGGTTTCGCGCACACTGGGAATATCCGTTTGCATAGCGATAAACAGATGGCCGCCGAAGGTGAACAGCAGGGCGAAGCCGAGGCTGGCGATCAGTGACCAGCCACAGGCCACCACCAATGAGCGCCGCAACGCCTGGCGGTCACGCGCACCGATGGCGTGGCCGCACAAGGCTTCGACAGCGTGAGCCAGGCCATCCAGGGCATGTGCCGTCAGCAACAGGCCATTGAGCAGCAGCGCATTGGCTGCAACGGTGGCGTCCCCCAGCCGTGCACCTTGCACCGTGATCATGAAGAACACCGACTGCAGGGCCAGGCTGCGGATAAAAATGTCGCGGTTGACCGCCAGCAACGGCCTCCAGCTTTGCCATAGTTTCAGCGCGGCCCAGGCGATATGTCCGGGATAGGCGCGCAGGGCTTTTTGCGTGAGTGCCAGGCCGAGCAGCGCGCCGGTCCATTCAGCGATCACCGAGGCCCGGGCGGAGCCGACCACGCCCCAGTCCAGGCCGAGTACAAACCACAGGTTAAGCGCAATGTTGACCAGATTGGTGGTCAGCAGAATCGCCAGCGGCGCCCGCGCATTCTGTGTGCCGAGGAACCAACCGACCAGCGCATAGCTGGCAAGGGCGGCGGGCAGGCCGAACAGGCGGGTGTGGAAGAATTCGCGGGTCAGTTGGTTCAGTTCAGGGGAGGGCTGCATCCATTCCAAAGCCAGATGACTCAGGGGAATACCGACCGTGCCCAGTAACATCGCCAACCCCAGCGCCAGCAGCAAGCCTTGCAACAGGATTTGCCGCAGCGCCGCGCCATCCTTGCGCCCGGCGGCCTGGGCGGCGAACCCGGTGGAGCCCATGCGCAGGAAACCCATGGCCCAGGCCAGGAAGGTATACAGGCTGGCGCCGACGGCTACGGCGCCCAGTTGATGGGCGTGGGGCAGGTGGCCGATGACCATGCTGTCGACCAGGGCTACCAGCGGCACGGAGATATTCGACAGGATCATCGGCGCGGCCAGGGCCCAGACGCGGCGATGGGTGGGGCGGTGGCGCCAGTCGGTGAGTAAGGTGGGCATACAGGTTCCTTGGTGGAGCGGTATTGTACCCATCCATCAGCCACGCAACAGAACCAGTGTGGGAGCTGGCTTGCCTGCGATAGCGGTGAGTCAGCCAGTGAGATATTGGCTGCAGGACCGATATCGCAGGCAAGCCAGCTCCCACAGGGTTCGTCGTTGGTTGTTGGATTTGGCTGGGACTTGAGGCTGCCCAGAACCAAACTTCCCTCCGTCGGTCAATGTGACCGGCACCGCAGCAGCCAGCGCGGCGCTGATATATAGTTCACCCCTCGGTTCCCTCTGACTACGAGTGCCCCATGCTTAACAAAGGACTGTTCCTCGCTTGCGCGCTGGCCCTGCTGAGCGCCTGTGATTCTTCCGATAAGCCCGCTGCACCGACGGCGCCCGCCGCGGCAAGCGTAGCGCCCAAACCCGCCAAGGCGGCAGTGGACGTGGCGGCGTTGAAGCAGCGCTATGCCGGGCGCGAGTTAAGCGTGGTGGACGTGTCCGAGGTGCAGTTGGACGGGGCCAGCACCTTGTCGGTGAGTTTCTCCATTCCTCTGGATCCGGATCAGAAGTTCGCCGACAAGCTGCACTTGGTGGACAGCAAGTCCGGCAAGGTCGATGGTGCCTGGGAGCTGTCCGATAACCTGATGGAGTTGCGCCTGCGCCACCTGGAGCCGCAGCGCAAGCTGGTGCTGACGGTGGACGCCGGGGTAAAGGCGGTCAACGACAATACACTCGCCGCCGAATACAGCGCCCGCCTGGAAACCCGTGATCTGCAAGCCACCGTCGGCTTTGCCAGCCGTGGCACGTTGCTGCCGACGCGCCTGGCCGAGGGCTTGCCGGTGATCGCGCTGAACGTCGACAAGATCGATGTTGAGTTCTTCCGCATCAAGCCCGAATCCCTGCCCTCGTTCCTGGCGCAGTGGGGGCGCAATACCAGTCTGCAAAGCTATGAGTCCCGTGAACTGCTGCCAATGGCCGAGCTGGTCTACGGTGGGCGTTTCGATCTGAACCCGGCACGCAACACTCGCGAAACCCTGCTGCTGCCGATTGCCGGCCTCAAGCAATTGCAGCAGCCGGGCGTGTACCTGGCGGTGATGCGTGCCTCGGGCACCTACAACTATTCGCAACCGGCCACGCTGTTTACCTTGAGTGACATCGGCCTGTCGGTGCACCGCTATGCCAATCGCCTGGATGTGTTTACCCAGGCGTTGGAAGGCGGCAAGGCACTGAACGGCGTCGAACTGGAAATCCTCGATGCCGAAGGCCGCGTACTCGGCCAGGGCAAGACTGAAGACGGTGGCCACGCCGAGCTGCCGCTGCCGAAAAAAGCCCAGGTGTTGCTGGCAAAGCAAGGCGAACAAACCAGCCTGTTGCGCCTGGACAGCGCCGCGCTGGATTTGGCCGAGTTCGATATCGGCGGGCAGCCGTCCCACCCGCTGCAGTTCTTTGTGTTCGGCCCGCGTGACCTGTATCGCCCTGGCGAAACCGTGCTGCTCAATGCGCTGTTGCGCGACAAGGATGGCAACGCGGTCAAGCCGCAGCCGGTGAGCGTTGAGGTGCGCCGTCCGGATGAACAGGTGAGCCGCAAGTTCGTGTGGGACGCTGATGCTTCCGGCCTGTATCAATACGCGTTGCAACTGGCCGGCGAAGCACCGACCGGGCGCTGGCAGTTGGTATTTGACCTGGGGGACGGCAAGCCGCAACTGTATGAATTCCTCGTCGAAGACTTCCTGCCCGAACGCCTGGCACTGGAACTCAAGGGCAGTGAAACCGCACTGAGCCCGGCGGAGAACCCGGTCATTCAGGTCAACGGGCGCTATCTGTACGGCGCACCGGCATCCGGCAATCGGGTCAGCGGCCAGGTCTATGTGCGCCCGCTGCGTGAGGCGGTCAAATCTCTGCCGGGGTACCAGTTCGGTTCCGTCACTGAAGAAGAACTGAGCCAGGATTTCGAACTGGATGAAAGCGTACTCGACGCCAATGGCGAGCAAGCGCTGACCCTGGAAAGCAAGTGGGCCGAGGTCAAATCCCCGTTGCAACTGATTGTGCAAGCCAGCCTGCAAGAGTCCGGCGGGCGGCCCATCACCCGACGCCTGGTGCAGCCGATCTGGCCGGCCGAGCAATTGCCGGGTCTGCGCGGGTTGTTTGATGGCAAGGAAACCAATGGCGATGGCCCGGTGGAATTCGAAGTGCTGGTGGCCAACCAGGACGGGCAAAAGCTTGCCGCGCAAAACCTCAAGGTGCGCCTGGTGCGCGAGCGCCGTGACTACTACTGGAACTACTCGGAGAACGATGGCTGGAGCTATCACTTCAACGAGAAATTCCTCAACCTCGATGAGCAGACCCTGAACATCAAGGCCGGCGACACCGCCAAGGTCAGCTTCCAGGTGGAGTGGGGCCCGTACCGTGTCGAGGTGGAGGACCCGCAGACCGGACTGGTCAGCAGCGTGCGCTTCTGGGCTGGCTACCAGGCCCAGGACAACACCGAAGGCGGCGCCGTGCGGCCCGACCAGGTCAAGCTGGCGTTGGATAAACCGGCCTATGGCGATGGCGACACCGCCAATGTTACCGTTACGCCACCGGCTGCCGGTAAAGGCTACTTGCTGGTGGAGTCCGCCGAAGGCCCGCTGTGGTGGCAGGAGATCGACGTACCGGCCGAAGGCAAAAGCTTTGCGGTGAAGCTCGACCCGAAATGGTCGCGCCATGATCTGTATGTGAGCGCCCTGGTGATTCGCCCCGGCGAGCGCAAAGCCAATATCACCCCAAAACGTGCCGTGGGCCTGCTGCACCTGCCGCTGGATCGTACCCAGCGCAAACTCGGCCTGACCCTCACTGCACCGGAAAAAATGCGCCCCAAACAACTGCTGACGGTGAAGATCGCCGCCAAAAACGCCGATGGCAGCGTGCCCAAACAGGTGCATGTGCTGCTGGCGGCGGTGGATGTGGGCATCCTCAATATCACCGAATACCCCACGCCCGATCCGTATTCCAGCCTGTTCGGCCGCAAAGCCTATGGCGTCGACCAGTTCGACATCTACGGCCAGTTGATCGAAGCCGGCCAGGGGCGCCTCGCCAGCCTGGCATTTGGCGGTGACGCGGCGTTGGCCAAAGGCGGCAAGCGCCCGGACACCAGTGTGACCATCGTTGCCCTGCAAAGCGCGCCGGTGACCCTGAACGATAAAGGCGAGGGCGAAGTCAGCGTCAATATCCCCGATTTCAATGGCGAACTGCGCCTGATGGCCCAGGCCTGGAGCGATGATCGCTATGGCATGGCCGAGGGCAAGACTGTCATCGCCGCACCGCTGATTGCCGAGCTGTCGGCGCCGCGCTTCCTGGCGGGAGGCGACCAGACCACCTTGGCCCTGGACCTCTCCAACCTGTCGGGCAAGGCGCAGAAACTCGATGTGCAATTGACCGCGCAAGGGCAGTTGGAACTGGTCAACAGCGGCGCGCAATCGGTTGAGCTCAAGCAAGGCCAGCGCACCACCCTGCGTATTCCGGTAAAAGCCTGGGGCGGTCTCGGCCAGGGCAAGGTCAAGGTCACCGTCAATGGCCTGGACCTGCCGGGGGAAAACCTGCCGCCGTTCAGCCGCGAGTGGACCCTGGGCGTGCGCCCGGCGTACCCGGCCTTGCTCAAGCATTACCGCGCTGTGCTCAAGGATCAGCCGTGGAGCTTGCCGGCGGGCACGCTCGATCAGTTCGATGCCTCGGGGCGTGAGGCGCTGTTGAGCCTGTCGAGCCGGCCGCCGTTGAACCTTGGTGCACAGATCAGTGCGCTCAAGGCCTACCCCTATGGCTGCCTGGAACAAACCGCCAGTGGCTTGTACCCGTCGCTGTATGCCGACGATGCGCTGCTCAAGCGCCTGAGCATCAAGGGCGAACCGGATGCCGAGCGCAAACGCAAGATCGAGTTGGGCATCGAACGCCTGCTGGGGATGCAGCGCTACAACGGCAGCTTTGGCTTGTGGGGCGCTGACGGCGAGGAAGAATATTGGCTGACCGCCTATGTCACCGACTTCCTGCTGCGCGCCCGCGACCAGGGGTTTGCCGTACCGCCTGAAGCCTTGAAGAAGGCCAGCGAGCGGCTGCTGCGGTATGTGCAGGAACGCAACCTGATTGAAGTCGACTACAGCGACAACGCCGAGCACACGCGTTTTGCCGTACAGGCCTACGCCGGCATGGTGCTGGCGCGCAGTCAGCAGGCGCCGTTGGGTGCCTTGCGCAGCCTGTTCGAACGCCGCAGTGATGCGCGCTCCGGATTGCCATTGGTGCAGTTGGCCATCGCCTTGCAAAAAATGGGCGACCAGCCGCGTGCCGATCAAGCCTTGCTCGCCGGTTTGGCGGCGCAGCGCAGTGCCAAGGAATGGCTGGCCGACTACGGTAGCCCATTGCGCGATCAGGCGATGATCCTGGCGCTGCTGGAGGAAAACGATTTGGCCAAGGGCAAACGTGAAGAGCGCCTGTTTACCTTGTCGGACCAGTTGGCGGCCAGCCCGTATCTGTCGACCCAGGAGCGCAACTCGCTGTTCCTGGCCGGTCGGCTCGGTTTCGCCCAGCCCGAGGCTGACTGGCAGGTGTCGCTGACCGGCAGTGGCGGGGCGCGGGAGCTGAACAACCAGCAGTCCACGCTGCAACTGGATGAAAAGCTGCTATCCAGCGACCTGAGCCTGAGCAATCAGGGCCAGACTCCCGTTTACCAGCAGCTGACTATTTCAGGTTACCCACAACTGCCCCCGGCAGCGGGCGGCGAGAACCTGAGCATTCGCCGCGAATACCTGGGCATGAACGGCCAGCCATTGAACCTGCGCAGCCTCGACAGCGGCGACCTGGTTCTGGTGCACCTGGCCGTCAGTGCCAAGCAACGCGTGCCGGATGCCCTGGTGGTAGACCTGCTGCCCGCTGGCCTGGAGCTGGAAAACCAGAACCTGGCACAAAGTGCGGCGAGCCTTGAGAGCGCCAGCAGCCAGGTGAAGGAGTGGCGCGAGTCGATGCAGAACGCATCGCTCAAGCATCAGGAGTTCAGGGATGATCGCTATGTGGCGGCGATGAACCTGGACGGCTACGGCACCACGCACTTGCTGTACCTGGCACGCGCGGTGACGCCTGGCACCTATCGCGTGCCGCCGCCGCAAGTGGAGTCGATGTATCGGCCGAACTGGCAGGCGGTGGGCGAGACGCCGGGGGATATGGTGATCAAGGGCCGCTGATCGCTGAAGTTGAAGTGGGCGCTCTTGTGGGAGGGAGCTTGCTCCCGATAGCGGTGAATCAGTCACAGCATCATTGGCTGACACTCAACTATCGGGAGCAAACCCCCTCCCACAAGGGATTGGGGCTTTCAGATAAATCAGTGCACAACCCAACTCAGCAACCACAGGCCCAGCAGCAGCCAGATGATGCCCACG
This genomic stretch from Pseudomonas synxantha BG33R harbors:
- the speA gene encoding arginine decarboxylase — protein: MSVRRTRKDDGSQWTVADSRSVYGIRHWGAGYFAINEAGRVEVRPNGPNSTPVDLYEQVDQLRKSGLSLPLLVRFPDILQDRVRQLTGAFDSNIERLEYQSKYTALYPIKVNQQEAVIENIIATQNVSIGLEAGSKPELLAVLALAPKGGTIVCNGYKDREFIRLALMGQKLGHNVFIVIEKESEVGLVIEEAASLKVKPQVGLRVRLSSLASSKWADTGGEKSKFGLSAAQLLSVVERFRAAGLDQGIRLLHFHMGSQIANLADYQHGFKEAIRYYGELRNLGLPVDHIDVGGGLGVDYDGTHSRNASSINYDMDDYAGVVVGMLKEFCDAQSLPHPNIFSESGRSLTAHHAMLVVQVTDVEKHNDEIPTIENKESLPETVQWLVDLLGPTDIEMVTETYWRATHYMSDVATQYADGKLTLAEKALAEQCYFAVCRRLHNSLKARQRSHRQVLDELNDKLADKYICNFSVFQSLPDTWAIGQVLPILPLHRLDEEPLRRAVLQDLTCDSDGKIKQYVDEQSIETSLPVHGLNEGEDYLLGIFLVGAYQEILGDMHNLFGDTDSVNIYQREDGSVYSAGIETHDTIEDMLRYVHLSPEELMTHYRDKCASAKISASERTQFLDALRLGLTRSSYLSS
- a CDS encoding MATE family efflux transporter, with amino-acid sequence MPTLLTDWRHRPTHRRVWALAAPMILSNISVPLVALVDSMVIGHLPHAHQLGAVAVGASLYTFLAWAMGFLRMGSTGFAAQAAGRKDGAALRQILLQGLLLALGLAMLLGTVGIPLSHLALEWMQPSPELNQLTREFFHTRLFGLPAALASYALVGWFLGTQNARAPLAILLTTNLVNIALNLWFVLGLDWGVVGSARASVIAEWTGALLGLALTQKALRAYPGHIAWAALKLWQSWRPLLAVNRDIFIRSLALQSVFFMITVQGARLGDATVAANALLLNGLLLTAHALDGLAHAVEALCGHAIGARDRQALRRSLVVACGWSLIASLGFALLFTFGGHLFIAMQTDIPSVRETADIYLPYLAVLPLIAVWSYLLDGLFIGATRAREMRNGMLLTVLLVLPIAWALQGLGNHGLWVTFLLFMAVRSLTLWAIAWRLNRQGLWLGAN
- a CDS encoding alpha-2-macroglobulin family protein; translated protein: MLNKGLFLACALALLSACDSSDKPAAPTAPAAASVAPKPAKAAVDVAALKQRYAGRELSVVDVSEVQLDGASTLSVSFSIPLDPDQKFADKLHLVDSKSGKVDGAWELSDNLMELRLRHLEPQRKLVLTVDAGVKAVNDNTLAAEYSARLETRDLQATVGFASRGTLLPTRLAEGLPVIALNVDKIDVEFFRIKPESLPSFLAQWGRNTSLQSYESRELLPMAELVYGGRFDLNPARNTRETLLLPIAGLKQLQQPGVYLAVMRASGTYNYSQPATLFTLSDIGLSVHRYANRLDVFTQALEGGKALNGVELEILDAEGRVLGQGKTEDGGHAELPLPKKAQVLLAKQGEQTSLLRLDSAALDLAEFDIGGQPSHPLQFFVFGPRDLYRPGETVLLNALLRDKDGNAVKPQPVSVEVRRPDEQVSRKFVWDADASGLYQYALQLAGEAPTGRWQLVFDLGDGKPQLYEFLVEDFLPERLALELKGSETALSPAENPVIQVNGRYLYGAPASGNRVSGQVYVRPLREAVKSLPGYQFGSVTEEELSQDFELDESVLDANGEQALTLESKWAEVKSPLQLIVQASLQESGGRPITRRLVQPIWPAEQLPGLRGLFDGKETNGDGPVEFEVLVANQDGQKLAAQNLKVRLVRERRDYYWNYSENDGWSYHFNEKFLNLDEQTLNIKAGDTAKVSFQVEWGPYRVEVEDPQTGLVSSVRFWAGYQAQDNTEGGAVRPDQVKLALDKPAYGDGDTANVTVTPPAAGKGYLLVESAEGPLWWQEIDVPAEGKSFAVKLDPKWSRHDLYVSALVIRPGERKANITPKRAVGLLHLPLDRTQRKLGLTLTAPEKMRPKQLLTVKIAAKNADGSVPKQVHVLLAAVDVGILNITEYPTPDPYSSLFGRKAYGVDQFDIYGQLIEAGQGRLASLAFGGDAALAKGGKRPDTSVTIVALQSAPVTLNDKGEGEVSVNIPDFNGELRLMAQAWSDDRYGMAEGKTVIAAPLIAELSAPRFLAGGDQTTLALDLSNLSGKAQKLDVQLTAQGQLELVNSGAQSVELKQGQRTTLRIPVKAWGGLGQGKVKVTVNGLDLPGENLPPFSREWTLGVRPAYPALLKHYRAVLKDQPWSLPAGTLDQFDASGREALLSLSSRPPLNLGAQISALKAYPYGCLEQTASGLYPSLYADDALLKRLSIKGEPDAERKRKIELGIERLLGMQRYNGSFGLWGADGEEEYWLTAYVTDFLLRARDQGFAVPPEALKKASERLLRYVQERNLIEVDYSDNAEHTRFAVQAYAGMVLARSQQAPLGALRSLFERRSDARSGLPLVQLAIALQKMGDQPRADQALLAGLAAQRSAKEWLADYGSPLRDQAMILALLEENDLAKGKREERLFTLSDQLAASPYLSTQERNSLFLAGRLGFAQPEADWQVSLTGSGGARELNNQQSTLQLDEKLLSSDLSLSNQGQTPVYQQLTISGYPQLPPAAGGENLSIRREYLGMNGQPLNLRSLDSGDLVLVHLAVSAKQRVPDALVVDLLPAGLELENQNLAQSAASLESASSQVKEWRESMQNASLKHQEFRDDRYVAAMNLDGYGTTHLLYLARAVTPGTYRVPPPQVESMYRPNWQAVGETPGDMVIKGR